ACAAAAAGATAGAGCAGTTTTAACATGGTCCATCACAGGAAACAGAGCAGAAGTACTAGTGCAGGAGCGAATGCCAGGTTCAGAAATCCATCACAGAAGCAAGAAGAACAACAACAGTTTTACTAGCTTGCAGGAACAAGTGGAGCAAATTGCTCAGAGGTACATCCGTGGCGATCGTACATGGACGAACTATTACATCAGCCAGTGAGTATCCTCGTATACACTTTGAAAACAATTTCAACATCGGACTTAGTAGACACTTGCAGGCGAGAAGAAGTTGCTGTGCCCTCCAGCGTGAAGATTGGCCGCGGCATTGCACCTCTTCTCCTTCTTGAGCGCCTCTTCGGCCTTCCACGCTTCTTCAAATGGATCATGGAAGATGATCGGCGGCGGAGGCTTGTAAGTCCCCACGTCTTGGGCAATGGATGACTTGTCGTTCGTCGACTCTTCTGCTTCTTCATCGAGGAAGGTCCTAAGGAACTCCAGCTCGTCAGCTTCGAGCGGGACGATTTCTTCTGCAGCATCAGCGAAAAGCCCCTCTGGTTCCAAGTAGAAGTTCTGTTCGATGCTGTTAGTAGCTCCGACCGGGAGATTTTCCTCCGCTTGTGACCCGAGAAGCTCATCGATTGTGCAACAGAACCGGGCCATGTCGTCGTCAGCTTCAGGTACGGATTCATCCGGCAAGAAAACCGGTGCTGCAGCGGTGAACGACGATGTGGCAGGTGCCGGGACCGGGACGGCACCGCGCATCCTCTTCTGAGGGCGCGCCGGATGAGGCTCGGCGGCGGCAGCGGTCGCTGGCCTCTTCTGCGCGTGCGTGCTCTGGGTCACGGCCTCCGGTTGCGGTTGTTGAAGCTTGTACGCCTCCGATTCCTGTCGGGCCGCGTCAGGGGCATGCTGAGCCAAGTGCATCTTGCAGAAGACCTTCACCCCGTCGCTGACGGTGGCCTCCGGCAGCAGGCACCGGTACTCCTCCATGACCCAGCCGgtggacttgcccttcttcttgaaggaCAGGTTCTTGACCTCGCCGACCTTGACTCCCGCGTGGCAAATCTCCGTGGTCTTCTGGATGGTCCAGGTGCCGGTGCCGGCGCCGCGCACGCTCTGGTGCTTGCTCCCGTTCTTGCTCTTGCACGTGGTGAAGAAGAACCGGTCGCCGCTGCTCACGGCCTGCGGCACGGGCGCGTACCGGGCGGCCAGATCCTTGGGCTCGCAGCCGGAGATGTTGGCGCGGTGGATGAGCTTGTCGACGCCGTGCAGCGTCTCGCCGGAGAGGAGGCGTGGTAGGTAGTAGGTGACGGCGTCCACTTCCGTAGGGCTCAGCCGGTAGTGGTGGAAGACGTCGTCGACGTCGAGCCCCTCCATCCCGGTCGGCGGCTGCCCGATCTACTGCTAGGGTTCTAGCTAGGAAAGGGTGCTGTCGATCGAGGGCGGGCGGGAGAGGTTTGTCTGCGGGATCGGGAAGGTGTTGTGGGACGCGCAGGTGGTCTTTGCTGATATTTAAAGACGCTGGCGCGTCAGATTTCCTTATCTGAATCCGAAAATGTCCCCAGTTCAGTTTGCCGCTCCCGTTTGctttcattttctgaaaatttccgtCAATCCGATCATGATACGGTCCTGAAGACGTGCCGTGCTGATTGTGATTCTTGATTCAGTTTGAgtaatactagcacatatgcccgtgccgtGCCTTGTAACGAGAGACAAATTAGTGTGTACATTGAAACATTCATCAACACGGCACGACAACATTCAAGCAATGCCATCCGGCGACGATGGGGGGCGCAAGCCATGGTCTTAAACACATTATGAAAAATTGCTCAAGTAGGGCGCTTGCTTTTCCCCATTAAAATCGGATTAGTAGTTTGAAAAAACAGTTTATTTCAGACTACTGGGCTTCGAAATGATTAAATATTGTGTGCCttgctttctttttcttttgcacaTCTTTTATTGGTATGACTAATTGCCCATAACATGCATCCGTCAGTCACCTCTCAAGGCTGCTCTACTTTTCCTCCAGATGCCTCgctaatttcttttcttgttcagtAAACGCACCCTCTGTTGATGCCTCAGCAGCTTGTTAATTCTCGCAACTCATGCATATATAAGTTGATGTGATTTGTTATAAAAAAGTGACGTGGGACTATTAATCAGAAGAGCACAAATGTGGCATAgctatttttttcttctaaatcACAAACGTGATATAGCTCAATTTATGGCACTAATAGGCTTTGGAGAGGACTCGCGAGCTCGAGACCATGATACGCCAACTTTTCTTCACTCCCTCGGAAGCCCAGCCATGTTGAGACTTTTGGCCCAGGTGACGTACTaaacgggctgagcttttggcccaGGTAATATACGAAACGGGCTGAGGCTCGGGCTTCAAGCGACGTATGAAACAAATTTTAATGGACTGCATGGATTTTCCTACAAATAGTACCACCTCACTTATATATCTTATAAATATAAAATCACCTAAGCGgaacgaaaccaagaatatcacattGCTTTAATAGTAGGCATAGAGTATAGATATCTTTATCtttatacctaataataaagcaaattgggtttcttttgtCCGTCATgtcatttttcagaaaagtccctctatttcagacaattcaacccgcagtcctgttttaagttaaaacgaatcgttatttttgtattttatataaaagtccctgtctttttttgaaatcaacccgccgtccagaTTTAAGTCATactcgaaccgttattttacatttttcaaaaaacccctgatgttttaggtaattcatccacggatcatatttaagtcaaacaaatgctttttaaaatcatccatatcttttaaaccgtaactccgatttgaacatgttatatacgaAATTTGATtcaaaaaatatgtagaatatgaatatgagatttttttacctgttaagtatttttaaatattattttggaatatatttgagtcaaaccaaatgattttttgaattatctgtatcttttaaaccgtaacttcgattttaacatattatatatgaaattttattagaaaaatgtgtggaatctaaatatgatgttaattttacctgttaaatatttttaaaatattgttatggaagcaaacttataatttataacgCAAGATTCAtgttttttcataccggcggcgatccggattgcaaataaacaccccactatagccatatacggaaaagaaaatatcaataactacacatgcatacctctaaaaaatgtcgcaggggaaaacaacataTTTCTCATCGCAAGAGTGAGAGAAagcaagcgagagagagagagagagatagagagggggagagggaagagagagggaaagagagacgccttaggattaaccatattcaacacatgttttttgttgttttgtgtgaacatcgaggtcatcgccggcgaggatgagaaggaggataagcggcaacacaaatatgatgcctcgcaaaaataaaggagatggacctaatgtggtcttgagtgatggttgttgagttaagagcgtgtgttatgttttctttctcgttgcaacgcacatgcTCTTTTGCTAGTAGATATAGAAATCACAGACGTGATATAGCTCAATTTATGGCACTAATAGGCTTTGGAGAGGACTCGCGAGCTCGAGACCATGATACTCCAACTTTTTTGCACTCCCTCGGAAGCCCAGCCATGTTGGGACTTTTGGCCCATGTGACGTACAAAACGGCCTGAGGTTTTGGCCCAGGTAATATACAAAACGGCCTGAGGCTCTGGCTTCAAGCGAGCTAGACCATGGTACGCCAACTTTTTTTCACTCCCTCAGAAGCCCGACCATGTTGAGACTTTTGGCCCAGGTGACGTACGAAACGGGCTGAGGTTTTGGCCCAGGTAATATACAAAACGGGCTGAGGCTCGGGCTTCAAGCGACGCATGAAACAAATTTTAATGGACTGCGTGGATTTTCCTACaaatagtaccacctcgtttatataTCTTAAATATCAAATCACCTaagcgggacgaaaccaagaatatcaccttgtTTTAATAGTACGTATAGACTTCTGGGAGGGGATACCTGTTGTCCCCCGCGACGAGCAGCGACAGCACCATGACGGCCGACGCGAATTCTTGGAGGGGAAGAACTTCGACGAGGTCATTGTGGAGGCTTGTCGGCGGGTACTTGCGTGCCTCCGGACTGGCGTGGCGCGACATGTCCATCCTCCCACGCCCCGCCTTGTGCTGGGCCCGCGGTGGTCGCCCTGCCTCCGGCCATGCCCGCGGTGGTCGCAGACCCGCGCCGAAGATGACACCCAAGCTGGAGGCGCTCAGAGAGGCTAGCAACCCCGACGACATGCTCGATCTCTTCTGGGCGATCCGCGAGTCAGCTACGGCTCAGGGGTGGAACAAGGCCCTCCGCCTGTCCATGAAGGCGGCGACGGTGAGGAAGACAACAACCTCGACTTCCTCGGCGCGGACAACAATGACGACGACGGTGATGACGGCCCGGGCGACGACAATGGCAGCGGGCTCGACTTCGTCATGCTGGACGGCGCAAGCGATGACGAGTAGATTAGTTGTTTTATTTAAAAAGTTTAGTTCAAATTTTGTTCCAGTCTTTGTAAAAAATCCTAAAATATGAATTATGTTCAAATTATGTCCAAATTCACCCGTTTAAAATTTGTTGGAGAGGCACGACCCCATCCCCGCGTCCCTACTCGAGGCGACACGGGGGGAACTCCAGATCCCCGCCGGCGGTCGTCCtccttccctcccctccccctcgccgccgccgagggCCTCTGCTGGGCAAAGCCTGGGCAGGGCCGGTGGCAGCGGGGCCTCTCCTCGGCACGGCTCCCCGCCACATGGTCATGGCGCGGTGCTTGATCGTCGGCGGTGCTTGGCGGCATGGTGCTGCGAGGGCGCGGCGGTGGCATGGCGTGGTGGCTGCGGGGGTGATGGAGCTCCGTTCGGCGGAGTTGCCTACGGCTGCGACGGCCGAAGGTCTCGATTTCATCCCGATCCCCCTCTTTGGATCTGGATCTGTCTGGTCGGGACCTGGGCGTGGTGACGCCGGGCCTCCATGGCTGCTGTCACAGTGGTGGTGCTGGCGGTTGCGTTGGGGGCTCGGtgtggtggtggctgacgacggtGCACATCAGAAGAAGTGGAGCAGCGGTGATCTTGGCAGGGACAGTAGCGGTGTGGTGAGGCGAGCTGGTTGCAGCGGTGCTTACTGGAGGTGGCAGCACGAACCACCTTCCaggttggtggcggtggtgcgatgGCTCAGCTAGGATGGAGTTCCTAGCGAGTAGCGAGCATCCGGGCCACCTCTGGGTTGTGTGGCGAGCGGCGGTGCTCATTCGGTGGTGCATGTGTGGGAGTTGCCCGCGGCTTGGTGCTCGATCGTCGAAAGGCTGTCACTTTGGAGCGGATGATAGCTTTCAATGCCGGTTCTAGCCCTTGCTGGAGGAGTTGGGTGGCTGTTGTTCCTCGGCCAGGTTGTAGATGTTTGGTGGGCGGCATTTTCCTTGCTGTGCGGACTATCGGCGGTCCTTGGCTATGTAGCTACAATGGTGAGGCGTTGCGGCGGTGGTGGTGCGAAGCATCTTGGACGATGCTGCTCAATTCCTTCGAGGTGTGGAGATGTGCGATAATCGGATGTAAATCTTGCATGgctcttgccgggccccccggtgaTGGCACCCGTGGGTGTCGTCCCCCTCCTTGGAGGTGTCGTCGACGTGATTTCGACATTTCCCTCGCTCGTGTGGAGTTGGTTGTTGTCTCCGGGCGAAAGCCTTGATTCAGTCGGATCGGCACGATGGTGGCGTCTCGGCGTCACTCCTCCGTTGGGAGCATCATGTTTGGAGACACAGCTTCGTTCCTCATTGCTCTTCTCCGGTGTTTGCCGTGTTCCTATTCTGATTCTCGATGGCGCTATGCATGGCCGTCGCCGGTGCTTCCAAAACGGTGTCTTCCTCGGATTGGAGCAAATCCTGCCATTTACGTGTCACCTCATCTTCGATATTCAGGATGGATGGTGCGTCGACAAGCAAAGTTCAACGGGAGCAGGTGGTCTTCAGAGGTGCCGGTGTGGGTCGAGATGTAGTGTTGTTTTTAGTTAGGCAGGCGCTTGTGCTTTGTAGTGTTGTTGTTCGTTGGTGGTGTTTGTGCTACCCTTATTGTTCGCAGCGAGTGGTAGTTTTCTTGTACTTACAATTCTGCCTTCTATAAAGCTATGATACGCATAGGCGTACTCTTGAAAAAAATTGTTGGGAAAAAAATGGCCGCCTGTACCGTCCAGTTTTTTTGTAATCTATATAtgaatttttaaaaataaaaattcCCGGCAAGCCGACCGAAGGTTATAATTTGTTTTAAAAAAGCCCGCTCGAGCCGTCGGGCCTAAACCTATTAGACCCATCCCGAATCAAGCATAAACGGGCAACAAGGGATGGCCTTTCTGACTGGGCAACGGCCGAGACAAGCCAACAGGGGGTGACGACAGGATGTCACATTTTTTTAGAGGAGCTCAGCGTTTTGGGGCTTGCCCGGCTATTTGAGCCTGTCGACCGACCCCTCGCGCGGCGAGGTGGTACTAAAGTACTGGgcgtttctgaaggaaatatgccctagaggcaataataaatttattatttatttccttatttcattataaatgtttattattcctgctagaattgtattaaccggaaacttagtacaagtgtgaatacatagatcagcagaatgtcactggtatgcctctacttaactagctcgttgaatcaatgatggttatgtttcctaaccatagacatgagttgtcatttgattaacgggatcacatcattatagaatgatgtgatttacttgacccatctgttagcttagcacaatgaccgtttagtttgttgctattgctttctccataacttatacatgttcctatgactatgagatcatgcaactcccgaataccggaggaacactttgtgtgctaccaaatgtcacaacgtaactaggtgatgataaaggtgctctacgggtgtctccgatggtgtttgttgagttggcatagatcgagattaggatttgtcactccgattgtcggagaggtatctctgggccctctcggtaatgcacatcactataagccttgcaagcattgtgactaatgagttagttgcagaatgattcattacggaacgagtaaagagacttgccggtaacgagattgaactaggtattgagataccgatgatcgaatcttgggaaagtaacataccgatgacaaagggaatatcgtatgttgttatgcggtttgaccgataaagatcttcatagaatatgtaggaaccaatatgagcatccaggttccgctattggttattgaccggaagtgagtctcggtcatgtctacatagttctcaaacccgtagggtccgcacgcttaacgttcgctgacgatcggtattatgagtttatgtgttttgatgaaccgaaggttgtttggagtcccagatgtgataacgggcatgacgaggattctcgaaatggtcgagacataaaaatcgatatattggaagcctatgtttggacatcggaatggttctgaatggttcgggcatttttccggagtactgggaggttaccagaagcccccgggagaagttatgggccttatgggccataagaaggaagcacactagcccacaaggggctggtgcaccccccttgggtagGAGGCCAAATTGGAATAGGTTTTTTTGGGAGGGGGGAGGgcagccccctttccttctctcctactcctccttcccttcctctcctactccaactagggaaggggggatcctactcccggtaggagtaggactcccctagggcgcgccatagagagggccggcccctcccctcctccactcctttatatacaaggaggggggggtaccccatagacacacaagttgatcattgatctcttagccgtgtgcggtacccccctccaccataatccacctcagtcatatcgtagcggtgcttaggcgaagccctgttccggtaacatcatcatcatcgtcatcacgccgtcgtgctgacgaagctctccctcgacactctgctggattgtgagttcgtgggacgtcaccgagccaaacgtgtgcagatcacggaggtgccgtaccttcggtgctaggatcggtcgattgtgaaggcgtatgactacatcaaccgcgttgtcataacacttctgcttacggtctacgagggtacatggacaacactcttctctctcgttgttatgcatcatcatgatcttgcgtgtgcgtaggatttttttttgaaattactgcgttccccaacagtggcatccgagccaggtttatgcatagatgttatatgcacgagtagaacacaaaggagttgtgggcgtgggtatatacatatctcTTGCTattactagttgattcttgattcagcggtattgttggacgaagcggcctagaccaacattacgcgtacgcttacgcgagactggttctaccgccttgcttcacacacaggtggctagtggacgtctatttctccaactttagttgaatcggtttcaatgaacaaggttctttctgaagatcaaaaggcaatcactatactatgttgtggtttttgatgcgtaggtaagaacggttcttgctcagcccatagcagccacgtaaaacttacaacaacaaagtagaggacgtctaacttgtttttgcagggcatgttgtgatgtgatatggtcaatacatgatgagatataaattgttgtatgagatgatcatattttgttgaagttatcggcaactggcagaagccttatggttgtctctttattgcataagatgcaagtgccgaataattggtttactttatcgctatgcgatagcaatagatggcgagatgaccatgtgatggcacattgatagagatcaagacgatggagatcatggtgtcatgccggtgacgatagagatcatgacggtactttggagatggagatcaaaggcgcaagatgatcatggccatatcatgtcacatattttgattgcgagtgatgtttatcctttatgcatcttattttgcttagttcggcggtagcattataagatgatctctcactaaatttcaaggtataagtgttctccttgagtatgcaccgttgcgacagttcgtcgtgccgagacaccatgtgatgatcgggtgtgataagctctacgttcacatacaacgggtgcaagccagttttgcacacgcggaatactcgggttaaacttgacgagcctagcatatgcagatatggcctcagaacactagagaccgaaaggtcgagcatgaatcatatagtagatatgatcaacatagtgatgttcaccattgaaaactactccatctcacgtgatgatcggacatggtttagttgatttggatcacgtgatcatttagatgactagagggatgtctatctaagtcagagttcttaagtaatatgattaattgaactttaatttatcatgaacttagtcctgatagtatttgcatatctatgttgtagatcaataacttgCGATgtagctctgatacgtctccaacgcatctatactttttgattgttccttgctattatattatctgttttggatgtttaatgggctttaatatacatttttatattatttttgggactaacctactaaccaaaggcccaatgcaaattgctgttttttttgcctatttcagtgttttgtagaaaaggaatatcaaacggaatgaaaccttcgggagagttatttttggaacaaacgtgatccagaagacttggagtggacgtcaagaaagaagcaaggagtccacgaggcaggagggcgcgcccagggggtaggcgcgccaccaccctcgtgggcccctcgcagctccaccacgtacttcttcctcctatatatacccatataccccgaaaacatccaggagcaccatgaaaccctatttccaccgtcgcaaccttctatacccgtgagatcccatcttggggccttttccgatgctCCGCcgcagggggaatcgatcacggagggcttgtacatcaacaccatagcctctccgttgatgtgtgagtagtttaccacacaccttcgggtccatagttattagctagatggcttttctctctctttggatttcaatacaaagttctcctcgattctcttggagatctattcgatgtaattctttttgtggtgtgtgtgtagagatccgatgaattgtgggtttatgatcaagattatctatggacaatatttgattcttctctgaaatctcttATGcacgatttaatatctttgcaagtctcttcgaattatcagtttggtttggcctactagatcgatctttcttgcaatgggagaagtgcttagctttgggttcaatcttgcagtgtcctttcccagtgacaacaggggcagcaaggcacgtattatattgttgccatcgaggataaaaagatggggtttatatcatatttcttgagtttatccctctacatcatgtcatcttgcctaatgcgttactctgttcttatgaacttagtactctatattcatgctggatagcggtcgatgtgtggagtaatagtagtagatgcagaatcgtttcggtctacttgtcgcggacgtgatgcctatacacatgatcatgcctagatattctcataactatgcacttttctatcaattgctcgatagtaattgaaggaaatatgccctagaggcaataataaagttattatttatatttccttatattatgataaatgtttattattcatgctagaatttaaccgaaaacttagtacatgtgtgaatacatagacaaacaaagtgtcactagtttgcctctacttgactagctcgttgaatcaatgatggttatgtttcctaaccatagacatgagttgtcatttgattaacgggtgtcggtgtcaaaaccggcggatctcgggtagggggtcccgaacggtgcgtctaggatcgatggtaacaggagacgggggacacgatgtttacccaggttcgggccctctctatggaggtaaaaccctacgtcctgcttgattgatattgatgaatatgagtgttacaagagtggatataccacgagatcgtaatggctaaaccctagaagcccagcctatgtgggtatggtaatgagtatatatgatgtcctttctggactatccccttcggtttatatagacaccgaggggatctacggtttatatggagtcggttacataagaaggaatcttcgatcaccaagcttgtcttccacgccaagaagagtccaatccggcccatcagtctggcccatggataacaggccggacgcctgaggaccccttagtccaggactccctcagtagcccctgaacctggccttCAATGATGAGGAGGCCGACGTGCAGATTTTCTTcagaattgcaaggcgggttcccctttctctGAACTCCAAGGTAGTCTTCGGATGCAATAATAGTATCCTAACCTGTTACGCACACATACACAAccacagagagaatataatatttgcacgaatctaatctgttgacagcttTTTTCCAACACGACATTACGTCTGTCCGGTTATAATTTCAAACCATTTTTCTTCTGCCGCTCCATGTtttgagacgcggttgccattggcacgtcttgtcaaagcagagatcgtgtccccttatcgcgggattctcatcaatgcgggcatggctAACTCAACCAtgtcgtttacacagcccttgggaataggcgaatttTCAGGACGagcggggaggcgcttgatattcgcggccttta
This portion of the Triticum dicoccoides isolate Atlit2015 ecotype Zavitan chromosome 7A, WEW_v2.0, whole genome shotgun sequence genome encodes:
- the LOC119328064 gene encoding uncharacterized protein LOC119328064 — protein: MEGLDVDDVFHHYRLSPTEVDAVTYYLPRLLSGETLHGVDKLIHRANISGCEPKDLAARYAPVPQAVSSGDRFFFTTCKSKNGSKHQSVRGAGTGTWTIQKTTEICHAGVKVGEVKNLSFKKKGKSTGWVMEEYRCLLPEATVSDGVKVFCKMHLAQHAPDAARQESEAYKLQQPQPEAVTQSTHAQKRPATAAAAEPHPARPQKRMRGAVPVPAPATSSFTAAAPVFLPDESVPEADDDMARFCCTIDELLGSQAEENLPVGATNSIEQNFYLEPEGLFADAAEEIVPLEADELEFLRTFLDEEAEESTNDKSSIAQDVGTYKPPPPIIFHDPFEEAWKAEEALKKEKRCNAAANLHAGGHSNFFSPASVY